Part of the Niallia alba genome is shown below.
AAAGTAACAGGAGCGATTATCGGAGCAATCGTAATGGCATCTCTTTCAAGCGGAATGAATTTACTAGGAGTTGGTATCTCTTATCAATATATGATTAGAGGAGGCGTTCTTGCAGGGGCAGTTATTTTTGATGTAATGACAAGAAAGTCAAAATAATTAGAGGAGAGACTAAGTCTCTCCTATTTCTGCTAAAACCTCGTTTTCTATCCATTAATCTTGTAATTCTTCACTAGGCTAGACATTTCTTATTCCATTGATTATAAGTATTGTACTATTTAAAAAGGATGCTATGATTTAGTTTGTAGGATGTATTTAATTGGAAGGAGATCGGTGTAGTGCGAAAAACGAGCATGATTGTATTATTAACAGCTATTTTAATTCTTTGTTATTTTACCTTTATTACGGCAAAAAATGTTTTTCGCGCAGATTGGCAGTTTCCCTCTGATCGTGTTACGACTCAAAACCAGCAACGCCTTGTGTTAATCACCCAAGAGAGAGATACTCCCTTTTGGGACAAAGTTGCAGCTGGTGCAAGAAAGCAAGCAGAAGCTGAAGATGTAAGTTTTGAAGTGTGGGGAAGCTATGGCAATAATGAGGAAGATTTTTTGAAAAGTATTGAAATAGCGATCCAATCGAAAGTGGATGGAATAATCGTGCAGGGATTGGATACGGATGAATTTAAAAATTTAACGAAAATAAAAGCATCCTTTTATGGAATTCCTATTATTACGGTTGCCAATGATATACCAATTGCTGATAGTTTACGACGAACCTATGTAGGTTCCGATCAGTTTCTAGCAGGGAAAGAAATTGCCGAACAACTAGTACAAGATATGGGGAAGAAAGGAAAGGTTGTTCTTATGTTTGATTCCAAGGAGGAATATTTTCAAAAACAGCGATTAAATGGTATAGAGGAAATATTTAAACAATATAAAGATATTAACGTTGTCTATGCAAAAACGATTGATACGTCGAAAGAACAAGTAGTTGTTGCAACACAAGATATTTTAAATCGGGAGCCGGATACAAATGCATTCATAGCTATTAATGCGAATGTGCTAGGAACTTTAATTAAAGAAATAAGTAAGCGTTACCAAATAGAGCCGTATTATTTGTATTCTTTTGACGATGGGCCGGAGTCAATCTCTCTTTTAGAAGCGGGAACCTTAGATGCGATGGTGGAGCAATCCCCAGAAGCAATGGGAGAAATGAGTGTGCAGTTGATGATGGAATGGCTAAATGGAGAAAAAGTTCCTTTAGATAAGAATGGCTATTTAACAGACATTAAAGTTCAGAAAGCGAACAATACATATGAATAGTATTCAAAAAAAAATCCTTTTGCTTACAACCATCGTATTGATTATCATGTCTATTATTTGGATAGCACTTACTTATTACAATCATAAAACACAGCAGCAGTATAATGAAATTTTGCAACGCTATTTAAAGTTAAATGAAGTCACCTCTAGCAGTCAAAATATAGTTGCGGATTTAAATAATTATATGATCAATCCATCGGAAGAAAATATGTCAAAGCTTACTCAAAGTAAGAAAAGAATGGAGGACGCAAAACAAGGAGTAATTACGTTAAGAAACGCTGAGAATAATTTCACTCTAACAAATTATGTTCATCTCATGGACAGTTTTATTGAAACCACAAATAGACTTCTTTTATTTTTATCGGAAAATGACGGGGAAGCCGCTGCTCAAGAATTTTCGGAAGTGACGAGAATATCAACATATATCTCAGAGATGTCTCTATCTTTAGTAGATACAGAACTCAAAACCTATGACCGCTTTTACCGCGGAATTATTAAGCAGTCAGGTGAAGTAATGAAACTAGGAATCTTCCTTTTATTATTAATTATGTGTGTGCTCTTTTTTGTGACATACTGGTTTTCGTTAACCATCACAAGACCAATATCGAAGCTAACCCAGGCAGCAAATGAATTATCGAAAGGACGATTTGATTTGCAGGTGAAAGTAGACACAAAAGACGAAATTGCCTTTTTAGCAAGAACTTTTGATCGGATGAGAAAAAATATTAATATGCTTATATCCGAAATAAAGCATAAAGCACAGCTAGAGCACGAATTGCAGCAGAGTAAAATATTGTTGCAGGAAAGTCAGTTTAAAAGCTTACAAAGCCAGATAAGCCCTCATTTTCTCTTTAATACATTAAATACGATATCAAAAAAGGCTTATTTAGAAGGTTCAGAAGAAACAAGTGATTTGTTAGTTAGTGTTGCAGGAATCCTTCGGTACAATTTAAAACAACTAGATCGGTCCGTGACGCTTCGAGAGGAAATAATGGTTTTAAAGCAATATATGGATATTCAAAAAGCAAGATTTACAGATAGACTTCAGTTTTTCATGGAGATAGATGAATGTTGCCTAAATAGAAGAATTCCGTCATTAACTTTACAGCCGATAATTGAAAACGCTGTTATCCATGCGGTGGAACCGAGTGAGGATGGCGGAACGATTTGGATACGAGTAAAGGATGAGATGGAGGAAGTTCTAATTGAAATTGAAGATGATGGGATTGGTATTCCGCTAGAAAAAATACAACAGTTACTAGCAGAAAATTTACATCCTTTTGAAAAGGAATCAAAGGGCATCGGAATAGGCTTTAGCAATGTGGTAAAAAGACTGCGACTTTTTTATGGTGATGATGATGTAATAACGATTAAGAGTCAGGTGGGCTCAGGAACTAAGGTGATCATTCAAATAAAAAAATAGGGTGTGGGATGATGATAAAACTCCTCATTGTAGATGACGAACAATTAGAGAGAGAAGGAATGGAGGCGATTATTAAGAAGGGCTTTCCTGATACAAAGATAATGCAAGCGAAAAATGGAAAAATGGCAATTGAATTAGCGAAAACATTTCAACCGGATTTAATCCTAATGGATATTAAAATGCCTGGTCTCAATGGATTAGAAACAATTGAAAGGATTACGGCTCTAAATTCGATGATTCGCTTCATTATGGTAACTGCTTTTGATACATTCGAATATATGCGCCAAGCGATTAAGCTAGGAGTAAAGGATTATATTCTTAAACCGAGTCGAGCAAGTGAAATAATAGCAACAGTCGGCAAGACATTTCAACAAATTAAAGAGGAACAAAGAGAAGCTGTGATGAGAAAGTTTCAAGAAGAGGCATTCCAAAAAGCACTCTCGCTTGTTGAAACAGATGTGGTGACACAATTGTTATTTGATCATGTTCATGAAGTGCATGTTGATATGCTTGTTGAAATGTTAGAGACACCGTCCACGAATGAAATGTTTATCATGCTAGTGTTGATGCCAACGGGAGCAGAGTCCCTTTATCCTATTATAAAAGAAAAAATCAGAGAAACGAAAAGCTGTTGGATAGGTGCACTATATGGTAGTCATCTTCCAATTATTGTGTTTAGAGATGAAAAGCATTCTTTTCGCACACAAGCAACAGTATTGGCTCATCAATTACTATCCATTCTTAAGCGAACGCAGGGAGCAGAGTACTTTATTGGAATCGGCAATGTCTCCTCTTCCCTGGAGAAAGTTCGTCAATCGTATCACGAAGCCCTTTTTGCAACAATGGATGTTTCATCTCCAGTAAAATATCGATTTTATTCAGATGAAATGTCGGCTACCAATGATTCAATAACTGGAAAGCTTGTAGAGCATCGGAAAAAGGAATTCGCTGATCAAATTCGAATAGGGCAATGGGAAAATGTACGAAAATATATTTTATATATTATACAGTACTACGAAAAGGAAGGGGCAGATGTACTCCATACACAGCAGCGAATATTAGAGATTCTTTGGATTGTGTCACGAGTGATGGATGAGATGGGCATAGAATCAGATATTCCTTTATATGCATATAAGCCATTGAATTTTCGCCAACTGCAATTAGAAACGACGAGATTGCTTGATAAGATGATTCATTCCTTCAAACAAAGAACAGATCGATTAGAAGCAGATGCGATTCATCAGTTGAAACAATATATTCTAACGCATTCCCAAGAAGATATTTCTTTAGAGTCATTGGCAAGGAAAGTTGGTCTGAGTCCCATTTATATAAGCAAGATTTTTAAAGAAAAACAAGGAATTAATTACATTGATTTTTTAACAGAGTGTCGAATTGAAAAAGCAAAAGAATTAATACGAGATACAGATAAGAGTATCAAAGAAATTACCTTTGAAGTCGGTTACCACGATCCGAATTATTTTAGTAAAGTCTTTAAAAAGCTTTGTAATATGTCACCAAAGGAATATCGGAAATTATTATTAGTGAATAAATCATTATAGTTTCTTCTTTCAAAAACAAGTTCCTTATGAAAAAAAGCTAAAGGGAAAACAGCGAATATAAATAGGAGAGAAATGAATGAAACAGATTGGAAAACATTCATGGTTAGTTCTTGTAGTACTATGCTTGGTGGGGGTCATTTCTGGCTGTTATAAGGAAAAAGAAACGGAAGTCAGTCGTCCGCTAGCTACTCCTTCTGCCAATAACAAGAATTCAGAAGAAGGAAACAAGAAACTTAAAATAGGCTTTTCAATGGACACATTAAAGGAAGATAGATGGCTGAGAGATAGAGAGTTATTTAGAGAAGCAGTAGAAGAATTAGGAGCAGAAGTAGAAATCTATGCTGCAAATGGAGACGATGCCCTGCAAATTCTACAGGCAGAAACGTTAATCAGTAAGGGAGTAGATTTATTAGTTGTCGTTCCACATAATGCAGAAGCAATGGCTACAATTGTAAAAAAAGCACACTCTTCTGGAATAAAGGTGCTCTCTTATGATCGCTTAATAAAAAATGCTGATGTTGATTTATATATTTCTTTTGATAACGAAATGGTTGGAGTATTACAAGCAGAAGCAATTACTAAGATAGTGCCGAAAGGAAAATATGTCTACATTGGTGGGGCCGATACAGATAATAATGCCCATCTTATTAAAAAAGGTGTATTTCATGTATTGCAACCTTATATAGATAAAGGGAATATTACGGTCGTTTATGATCAATGGTCAAAAAATTGGGATCCAGAATATGCTTACAGCAATATGGAAGCAGCCTTAAAGGCAAATAATAAAGATATAGATGCTGTTATTGCAGCAAATGACGCAACAG
Proteins encoded:
- a CDS encoding sugar ABC transporter substrate-binding protein, whose protein sequence is MRKTSMIVLLTAILILCYFTFITAKNVFRADWQFPSDRVTTQNQQRLVLITQERDTPFWDKVAAGARKQAEAEDVSFEVWGSYGNNEEDFLKSIEIAIQSKVDGIIVQGLDTDEFKNLTKIKASFYGIPIITVANDIPIADSLRRTYVGSDQFLAGKEIAEQLVQDMGKKGKVVLMFDSKEEYFQKQRLNGIEEIFKQYKDINVVYAKTIDTSKEQVVVATQDILNREPDTNAFIAINANVLGTLIKEISKRYQIEPYYLYSFDDGPESISLLEAGTLDAMVEQSPEAMGEMSVQLMMEWLNGEKVPLDKNGYLTDIKVQKANNTYE
- a CDS encoding sensor histidine kinase — its product is MNSIQKKILLLTTIVLIIMSIIWIALTYYNHKTQQQYNEILQRYLKLNEVTSSSQNIVADLNNYMINPSEENMSKLTQSKKRMEDAKQGVITLRNAENNFTLTNYVHLMDSFIETTNRLLLFLSENDGEAAAQEFSEVTRISTYISEMSLSLVDTELKTYDRFYRGIIKQSGEVMKLGIFLLLLIMCVLFFVTYWFSLTITRPISKLTQAANELSKGRFDLQVKVDTKDEIAFLARTFDRMRKNINMLISEIKHKAQLEHELQQSKILLQESQFKSLQSQISPHFLFNTLNTISKKAYLEGSEETSDLLVSVAGILRYNLKQLDRSVTLREEIMVLKQYMDIQKARFTDRLQFFMEIDECCLNRRIPSLTLQPIIENAVIHAVEPSEDGGTIWIRVKDEMEEVLIEIEDDGIGIPLEKIQQLLAENLHPFEKESKGIGIGFSNVVKRLRLFYGDDDVITIKSQVGSGTKVIIQIKK
- a CDS encoding response regulator — its product is MIKLLIVDDEQLEREGMEAIIKKGFPDTKIMQAKNGKMAIELAKTFQPDLILMDIKMPGLNGLETIERITALNSMIRFIMVTAFDTFEYMRQAIKLGVKDYILKPSRASEIIATVGKTFQQIKEEQREAVMRKFQEEAFQKALSLVETDVVTQLLFDHVHEVHVDMLVEMLETPSTNEMFIMLVLMPTGAESLYPIIKEKIRETKSCWIGALYGSHLPIIVFRDEKHSFRTQATVLAHQLLSILKRTQGAEYFIGIGNVSSSLEKVRQSYHEALFATMDVSSPVKYRFYSDEMSATNDSITGKLVEHRKKEFADQIRIGQWENVRKYILYIIQYYEKEGADVLHTQQRILEILWIVSRVMDEMGIESDIPLYAYKPLNFRQLQLETTRLLDKMIHSFKQRTDRLEADAIHQLKQYILTHSQEDISLESLARKVGLSPIYISKIFKEKQGINYIDFLTECRIEKAKELIRDTDKSIKEITFEVGYHDPNYFSKVFKKLCNMSPKEYRKLLLVNKSL
- the xylF gene encoding D-xylose ABC transporter substrate-binding protein, producing MKQIGKHSWLVLVVLCLVGVISGCYKEKETEVSRPLATPSANNKNSEEGNKKLKIGFSMDTLKEDRWLRDRELFREAVEELGAEVEIYAANGDDALQILQAETLISKGVDLLVVVPHNAEAMATIVKKAHSSGIKVLSYDRLIKNADVDLYISFDNEMVGVLQAEAITKIVPKGKYVYIGGADTDNNAHLIKKGVFHVLQPYIDKGNITVVYDQWSKNWDPEYAYSNMEAALKANNKDIDAVIAANDATAGSAIKALEKYGLAGKIPVAGQDGDLPAAQRIIQGTQTMTVYKPIKALAEEVAQIAVQMANGKTISVENKVNNGKVEVPTILLSPIAVTKENMDATIIKDDFHSKEEVYKK